A stretch of the Arachis stenosperma cultivar V10309 chromosome 6, arast.V10309.gnm1.PFL2, whole genome shotgun sequence genome encodes the following:
- the LOC130934470 gene encoding uncharacterized protein LOC130934470, with translation MDALLNDRFRDVAQAEGIKEGMNEDAKKFYNLVEEASKLYPDCNGFSMLSFTIQLYLLKCQHGWSNASFTSLLELLKEAIPNLNIPTSFNKAKTMVRDLGLDYKKIDACPNDCMLYWKEYEKDTSCHECGTSRWIVHPVVEADVLPSKKYHNIHVKTLRHFSLILWLQRLFMCSATAKIMRWHDEECRKNEKLRHPTDEQSWKDFDNHHTNYALDPRNMRLGLSSDGFNPYRTMSISHSTWPVVLMAYNFPPWMSIKQEYFMLSLLIPGPKSLGNDIDIYLQPLIEDLKKLWEVRVKTYDASKNETFQMYAALMWTISDFLAYAILSGWSTKGKLACPCSNYLKYSRKTCYMGHCAFLPEDHPWRANKRSFNGKVEHRQAPPLLSGTETLSQLEYVNNSFGKLKPKKDGPWKKRSIFFDLPYWQYNTSRHNLDVMHIEKNIVDSILGTLLDISSKTKDHTNAGYDLQEMGTRKNLHPKKTNGRKNVKLVKACYSMTNAEKSIFCDVLKTTKLPDGSASNISRCVNLLERRISGYKTHDAHFMLHYLLQIPFKGILPDQIAVPLIGLGSFFRQLCQKSITLQEIDQLEEDIVTILCQLERIFPPSFFDIMIHLLIHLANEVRLGGPVQFR, from the coding sequence ATGGACGCCTTATTGAACGATAGATTTAGGGATGTGGCACAAGCGGAAGGGATAAAAGAAGGTATGAATGAAGATGCAAAGAAATTCTATAACTTGGTTGAAGAGGCTAGCAAACTGTATCCCGATTGCAACGGGTTTTCTATGTTGTCTTTCACCATCCAACTATACTTGTTAAAGTGTCAACATGGGTGGAGTAATGCCTCTTTTACTTCTCTCTTGGAGTTGCTAAAAGAGGCTATTCCTAACTTAAATATTCCTACTTCTTTCAATAAAGCCAAAACTATGGTGAGAGACTTAGGTCTTGACTATAAAAAGATTGACGCATGCCCAAACGATTGCATGCTATATTGGAAAGAGTACGAGAAGGACACATCTTGTCATGAATGTGGCACTTCTCGTTGGATTGTGCATCCTGTAGTTGAAGCTGATGTTTTGCCTTCAAAAAAATATCACAATATTCATGTGAAGACGTTGCGACACTTTTCCCTAATTCTCTGGCTTCAAAGATTATTCATGTGCTCAGCAACAGCTAAAATCATGAGGTGGCATGACGAAGAATGTAGAAAAAATGAGAAGTTAAGGCATCCCACTGACGAACAGTCATGGAAGGACTTTGACAATCATCATACAAATTATGCTCTCGATCCCCGTAATATGAGACTTGGCTTGTCAAGTGACGGATTCAATCCATATCGAACCATGAGCATATCTCATAGCACGTGGCCTGTTGTTTTAATGGCTTATAATTTTCCGCCATGGATGTCTATAAAACAGGAATACTTTATGTTGTCGTTGCTAATCCCTGGACCAAAGTCACTAGGAAATGATATAGACATTTACTTGCAACCTTTGATCGAGGATTTGAAGAAGTTGTGGGAGGTCAGGGTGAAAACATATGATGCATCAAAAAATGAAACCTTCCAAATGTATGCAGCTCTTATGTGGACAATCAGTGATTTTCTGGCTTACGCAATACTATCTGGTTGGAGTACAAAAGGGAAGCTAGCTTGCCCTTGTTCTAACTATCTTAAATATAGTCGTAAGACATGCTATATGGGTCATTGTGCCTTTTTGCCTGAGGATCATCCATGGAGAGCTAACAAGAGATCTTTCAATGGAAAAGTAGAACATAGGCAAGCTCCACCATTATTGTCGGGTACTGAAACTTTAAGTCAGTTGGAGTATGTGAATAATTCATTTGGGAAACTAAAACCAAAGAAAGATGGTCCATGGAAGAAGAGGTCAATATTCTTTGATTTACCTTATTGGCAGTATAACACATCACGACACAATTTAGATGTGATGCACATAGAAAAAAACATAGTTGATAGTATTCTTGGAACTCTCTTGGATATTTCTAGCAAGACAAAAGATCACACAAATGCAGGATATGACTTGCAAGAAATGGGCACTCGAAAGAACCTTCACCCCAAGAAAACAAATGGTAGGAAAAATGTGAAGCTAGTAAAGGCATGCTACTCAATGACCAATGCTGAAAAGTCAATTTTTTGTGACGTCTTGAAGACAACAAAGTTGCCAGATGGCTCTGCTTCAAATATTTCTCGGTGTGTGAACCTTCTGGAGAGAAGAATATCTGGTTATAAGACTCATGATGCTCATTTCATGCTTCACTATTTGTTACAAATTCCTTTCAAAGGAATACTTCCAGATCAAATTGCAGTTCCTTTGATTGGACTTGGCTCATTTTTTCGTCAATTGTGTCAAAAGTCTATCACGTTACAAGAGATAGATCAATTAGAAGAGGATATTGTCACAATATTATGCCAATTAGAGAGGATCTTTCCTCCTTCTTTCTTCGACATAATGATTCATTTGCTTATTCATTTGGCAAATGAAGTGAGATTGGGAGGTCCAGTTCAATTTCGGTGA